TTCGGCACGTGCTGCCGAACTGTCTCGCGCCGATCACCGTCCAATCGACGCTGAACTTCGGGCTCGCGATCATCGACCTGGCGGCGCTGTCGTTCCTCGGATTCGGCGCGTCGGCCGGGACGCCCTCGTGGGGACTCATGCTCTCGAACGGCGTGAATCAGGGCCTCCTCACCGGCGTCTGGTGGTGGTCGTTCTTCCCCGGCCTGTTCCTCGCGTTGACCGTCCTCGGGTTCAACCTGCTCGGGGACGGGATGCGAGACGCACTCGACCCCCGGATGCGGGAAGCGGTCGACTAACCCGTGTCGCTGGCGCTGGCCGTCCGTGAGCGCGGGCGGCTCGTCGGCGGCGGCGCCGTCGTCGGTGCGCTCGCAACGCCGCTCCTCGTCGGCGGGCTCGTCGCCGGCGCGGGGTACGTCCCGCTCGCGGCCGCGGAGCTGGCGTTCGCGTTCGGCGGCTTCTGGTTCGGCTTCGCGCTCCTCGGGTGGGCCGGGTCCGTCGCGTCCGGAGAAGCGATCGAGGCCGCACAGGAGCATCTCGACGTCGGGTCCGGCTGGACCGAACGCCGTTCTCGGCGCGCGATGGCGCGCGTCGGCGGCTTCGGTGCCGGGATGATGATCGTTGCGCCGGTCGTCGGGACCGTCGTCTAACGCGTCGGAACCGACGCTTCGCTTATAAATCCACGCCCGGCGCGTCGCGGTCGGCTTCCCATTCTTCGCGCGCCGCCTCCACGTCGTCCGGCTGTTCGCCCAGCAGGCACGCCGCGGGGTGGTCGCCCGCCGGCAACGCGGGCTCGACCGCCTCGCACGGCGACTGGTAGCGCTCCCGCAGCGTCGCCGCCGCGGTCTCGCGCTCTCCCTCGGCGAGCGCCCGAATCGCCTCGCGGACCGTCTCCTCGTCCGCGTCGGGCAGCGCCGTGTCGAACGCTTCGGTATAAATCGAGTCGGCGAACGCCGCCCGGTCCTCGCGGGTCGGGTCGCCGACCTGTTCCCACCGGAGGGCGACGTCGATGTCGCCGTTCTCGATCCGCGTGCGCAGTTCGCCGATTTCGCGGAACGTCTCCTGCGGTATCGAAAGCCCCGGCGGCTGGATCAGCTCCGGGCACCGGGTCCGGAACGAACACCCGGAGGGCGGGTTCCGCGGCGAGGGCACGTCGCCGCGTATCGTCTCGATAGTGCGGTCCTGCTCGCCGGTCTCCGCCCGCGGCACGGAGTCTAAGAGCGCCTTCGTGTACGGGTGATCCGGGTCCTCGAATATCTCCTCCGTGGGTCCGACTTCGACGACCTTCCCGAGGTACATGACGGCGACGCGGTCGGAGATGTGCCGGACCACGGACAGGTCGTGTGCGATGAACAGGTACGTCAGGTCGCGTTCCGCCTGCATGTCCGCGAGCAGGTTCAACACCTGCGCCTGCACGCTCACGTCGAGCGCGGAGACCGGCTCGTCGAGGACGATGAACTCTGGATCGATGGCGAGCGCGCGGGCGAACCCGATGCGCTGGCGCTGACCGCCGGAGAACTCGTGGGGGTAGCGGTCGATCTGGTCCGCGGAGAGCCCGACCTCTTCGAGCAGCGACTCGGCGCGCTGCCGGCGCTCGTCCCCGGTCCCCACGCCGTGGATCGCGAGCGGCTCCGTGATTATCTCGCCGGCGGTCATCCGCGGGTCGAGACTGGAGAACGGGTCCTGGAACATCACCTGCGCCCGTCGCCTGAACGCGTCCATGTCGGCGCCGGAGAGGTCGAACACGGGGTCGCCGTCGAACGTCACCGACCCGCCCGTCGGCTCGCGGAGCCGCATCAGCGTCTCCGCGAGCGTCGATTTCCCGCACCCGGACTCGCCGACGACGCCGAGCGTCTCGCCTTCGCGGACCTCGAAGGAGACGCCGTCGACCGCCCGCACCGCCTCCGGCTCCGCGCCGGTCAGCCGGTCTAACAGCGTGTCGTTCTCGTAGTAGTACTTCTCGAGACCGTCGACGGTGACGAGCGGGTCAGTCATCGCTTTCCTCCGTGGTCGGGGTGGGGTCGTCGCTCGCGCCCCTCGCGGCGTCTGCCGGCCTCGCGAGGCGCCCCTCGGGGACCGCGTCGACCTCGCTGTAGTCGCGCCCGGCGAGAACGCAGCGAGCCCGGTGGCCGTCGCCCACCTCGTACTCCGGCGGCCGGGTGAGACAGTCCGTCATGGCCTTCGGACAGCGGTCGGCGAAGTAACACCGGTCGGGCATGTTCGCGTCGACGAGGTCCGGCACGTTGCCCGCGATGGGTTCGAGCCGGTCGCCCGGCCGGTCGATATCCGGCACCGACCCCAACAACCCCTTCGTGTACGGGTGGACCGGGTCGTCGAACACGTCTTCGAGCGTCCCGCGCTCGACCACCTCGCCGGCGTACATCACGCTCACCCGGTCGGCGACGCGGGCGATGACGCCCAAGTTGTGGGTGATGAGGACGACGCTCATATCCAGCGTCTCCTGGAGGTCGGCCAGCAGGTCGAGGATCTGCGCCTGGATGGTCACGTCCAGCGCCGTCGTCGGCTCGTCGGCGACGAGCAGGTCCGGATCGCCCGCGAGCGCCTGTGCGATCATCGCCCGCTGTAACATCCCGCCGGAGAACTGGTGTGGATACTCCTCCGCGCGCTCGGCGGGGTCCGGGATGCCGACGCGTTCGAGCAGCTCGACCGCGCGGTCCCAGCTCGCCTCGGTGGTGTACGAGCGGTCGGGGAGGACGCTGTCGAGGAGCAGGCGTCCCAGCCCGTACCCCTGGGTCCGCGCTCGCGTCGAGCGCGGGTTCGCGCTCGCCCGCCGCTGTACCTCCGCCGCCTCGGCGATCTGCTCGCCGACCGTGAGCGCGGGGTTGAAACTGCTCATCGGGTCTTGGAAGATCATGCTGAAGGCGGACCCGCGGAGCGACCGCCGCTCCGCCTCGGAGAGCCGGCGGAGGTCGACGAAGTCGCCGTCGACCGCCTCAGGCTGGTCGCCCCCGACCCGCTCTGCGAGGTCGGGGTTGTTGTACCAGATCTCGCCGCCCGTGATCGCCCCCGGCGACTCGACCAGATCGATGAGCGAGAGCCCGGTGACGGACTTCCCGCTGCCGGACTCGCCGACGACGCCGAGGACGGAGCCGGCCTCGACGGTGAACGAGACGCCCTCGACCGCGTTTATCTGCCCCTCCTCGGTGAAAAAGCGCGTCGAGAGGTCGCGGACGCGAAGCAGGTCGGTCACGGCGCACCCCCCTGCCCCTCGATGTCCGGATCGAGGGCGTCGCGCAGCCAGTCGCCGATCAGATTAATGCCGACGACGGCGGCGACGATGGCGAGGCCGGGGACGGTCGCGATCCACCACGACGAGGAGAGGTACTGCCGCCCCTGCGCGATGTCGAAGCCCCACGAGAGCTGTGCCCCGGAGAAGCCGAGGAACGACAGCGCCGACTCGAGGAGGATGATCGCGGCGATCTGTATCGTCGCGAGCACTAAGATCGGCGTCAGGCTGTTCGGCAACACGTGTCTGAGGATGATGTGGAGGTCGCTGCCGCCCATCGAGCGCGCGGCCTTGACGTACTCCTGATCGCGGACCGAGAGCGCCTCGCCCCGCGCGACGCGGGCGAACCACACCCAGTTGACGAGCGCGACGACGACGATCACGGTCCCCGGCAACACGATGTCCCCCGGCATCGTCTCGGGCGCGATACCGGTGGCGACCAGCGGGTCGGGGATCCGCAGCGACGCCTGCCCCCACAGCCCGATGAGCGCGATCGCGAGGACGAGCGACGGGAACGCCAACATGACGTCGGCAAACCGCATCAGCGCGTCGTCGATCCGCCCGCCGTAGTAGCCGGCCGTGATCCCGACGGTGACGCCGAGGACGACGGCGATCGCGGTGCCGAACAGCCCGACCAGCAGGGACGTGCGCGCCCCGAACATCGTTCGCGAGAGCACGTCGCGGCCGAGCGAGTCGGTCCCGAGCGGGTGTTCCGCCGTGGTGTTGACGGCGACCTGCTCTTCGACGATCTGCACCTCGCCGTCGACCATCTCGGTACTCGTTTGGTTCTCCGTCGCCGTGAATCCGATCGGCGGGATGTTCGCGTTATCGAGGTTCTGGTCTTCCGGGTCGTGTGGCGCCAACAGGGGCGCGAAGAGCGCGGTCACGATGATGACGACGACGATTGCGATGCCGAGTTTGGCGAGCAGGCTTCGAGAGAGTTCGCTCCGGAGGTTCCGGCGCGTTCGGGGGGCGATCATCGGTCGACCACCCCGGCTGTCCACACCGCGCCGGACAGTCCGTGTGTCTCACGGCGCGAGCGACGGCGGTCCGCCATCAGCGCGCCACCCGCGGGTTGAGATACGCGTACAGCGCGTCGACGAAGATGTTGATCAACACGAACCCCGTCCCGATCACGATCAGCGACCCCTGTATCAGCGGCCAGTCGCGGACGTTGATCGAGTTGATGACGAGCGTCCCGAGCCCCGGCCACGAGAACACGGACTCGGTGATCACCGCGCCGCCGATCAGCGTCCCCAGCTGGAGCCCCAGAACCGTCACGATCGGGATGAGCGTGTTCTGTAGCGCGTGTTTGTACTGGATCAGCGACTCCGGGAGCCCCTTCGCGCGCGCCGCCCGGACGTACGGCTGTCCGAGCTCCTCTATCATCCCGCTCCGAGTGAGTCGGGTGATGAGGGCGGTGAAATACGTCCCGAGCGTCACCGCCGGCAACGCGATGTGCCACAGCCACGTTCGGAGGCCGTCGAGGAAGGCGCCGACGTCCATCGGGACCGAGATTCCGTTCTCGAAGGTCACGAGGAACCCGAACGTCTCGACGAAGCCGATCGGTCTGCGGCTCGTCGGGAACAGGTCGAACTGCACCGACAACACCAGGATGAGCATGATCCCGAGCCAGAAGTTCGGCGTCGAGATGCCGACCAGCGAGAACAGCGTCGCTCCATAGTCGGCCGGCTCGCGCCGACGCGTCGCGCTGATGACGCCGAGCGGAATCGCGATGACGACGGCGACGACGGTCGCCGCGACCGCCAGTTCGACCGTGGCCGGCACCCGAGCGAAGACGACGGTACTCGCCTCCGTCCCCCGGAGGTACGAGAATCCCATGTTCCCTTGGAGGAGACCGAGGATGTACTCGGCGTACTGGACGTACAGCGGCTGATCGAGGCCCAACTCCGCGGCTATCTGTGCGCGAAGCTCGGCGCTCGCGTCCAGCGGGGCGACGAACGTCACCGGGTTCCCCGGCGTGATGAACCGCAGCAGGAACACCGCGGTCACGACGCCCCACACGACGAGCACGCCTTGGATCCCGCGTTTCAGGAGGAACCGTCCCAGCGCCATCGGGCCTTAGCTTCCGCCCGGCAGGTTCTGGGACTCGGCCATGAGTTCGTCGACCTCCTCGTCTTCCCGGTAGCTGGAGAGCGCCCCGTCGGACGTGAGGAGGGGAATGATCGTCTGGCTGGCGTCGAAGGTCGTGTTCCCCCAGCCGAGCAGGTAGAAGTGCGGGAAGTTCTCCAGTTCGCCGCTCGTCACCTCGCCCGCGAGCGAGGCGAAGTCGCGCTGCTCGACGTCACAGGAGACGTTCGAGAGCTCGTTGATCTGGCTGGCGACCGCCTGGGCGATCTGTACGTCGCGCAGGTAGCGCCCGACGGGCGTTTCGAGGGTGATCTCGGCGCCCGCGTGGCCGGACTCCTCGACCAGCCGTTCCGCCTCCTCGACGTCTTGCGGGTACGGGCTGACGTCTTCGTTGTCTCCGACGAACCCTTCGAGGGTCGGCTGGCCGGTCGCGTCGGCGAACCCCTGTAGGATGTTCTCGATGATGCTGTCTAAGTCGATGGCGTAGTTCATCGCCTGTCGGAACTCGGGACTGGAGAACGGCTCCACGTCGTACCGCATGGCGTTGAACACGACCCTGGTACTCGGCACCGCCGTGACCGCCGTGGTGTCCTCGTCGCGGACGCGACTCACCTCCTGTGGCGGAACGTTGACGATGAGGTCGGTCTCGCCGGCGAGAAGTTCCGAGACGCGCGTACTCGACTCGCTCGCCGCCTGGATCGTCAGCTCTTCGACCTCCGGCGTGCCGCCCCAGTAGTCCTCGTACGCCTCGTACACCACCTGCACGTCCTGTTCGTACTCGACGACCCGGAACGGGCCGGTCCCGTTCATGTCGGAGTTGATCGCCGAGGACTCCCGCGACTCGATCCAGTCTTCCTGCACGACCTTACAGTACGAGGCGAACTGCGAGAAGACGGTCGGATTGATCCCGTCCGAGATCACTTCGACGCCGCCGTCGACGACCTCGGCGCCCGTCACGCCGGCGAGTTGGTCCCGCTGCGGGCTCGCGATCCCGCCGACGTTCTCGTCGACGACGCGGTTGATGCTGTACGAGACGTCCGACGGCTGGAGGGTGTCGCCGTTGTGGAAGGTGACGCCGTCGCGGATCTCGAACCGGACGCGGCCCTCCTCCAGTCGCTCGTAGTCGGTCGCGAGCGCGTCGATGACGTCGCCGTCGGCGTTGCGGCCGAGGACGCCGTCGTACGACTGGATCACGATGTTGTCGGTCGGCGTCTCGCGGTGGTCGTGGGGGTCGAGCCCGGAGTCCATCGACGACTGCGTGATCGTGACGGACGGGTCGCCCTCCGCCACCGAGATGGCCTGCGCCTCGATCCGCTCGTCACGGCGGGCGTCCCATTCGAGGCGGCTCGCGATGCCGTACACGCTGTACTGGCGGTTGAGGTAGACCCACGGGGCGCGCTGGTTGAGCCGGAGGTTCGCCCGCTGGAGGTGTTCCTCGCGCGTCTCCGGCTCGGGGAGTTCCTCTCCGTCGCTGCCGTCGCTCCCGTCGCTGCCATCGCTTCCGTCGCTCCCGTCGCTGCCATCGCTTCCGTCGCTCCCGTCGCCGCCGTTTCCGGTGCAGCCGGCTACGCCGACGGCGGCTGCGGTGCCGCCGACGTACGTGAGGTACGTTCGTCGGTTCATATTTTCGTCGTCCTGTGACATATCCTCACAGATACCACCACGAGACATAAGAACTGTGGTGGTTCCCCGATGGGTGACACGAATCGCCGCCCCTCGCGTCCGCGCCGAGGAAGGTTTAATCCCGCGCGGCGTCGCTGTCCCCGTATGAGCAGGTCCGGTCTCGGCGAGCAGTGGCAGCGCGTGTTCGACGACACCGAAGCGACCGCGGCGGCGTACCGCGACCGCGGCTGGGATGCGATCGCGCTCCACCCCGGTGACGTGAACCCGGTTCCCGACGCGGCGCGGCTCCACGTCTTGCTCCCCGGCGCGGAGTTCGACGAGGCGAACGCTCTCCTCGACGGGGTGACGGTCGACTCGGTCCAGGTGTACGCGGCGTCGGGCGAGACCGCCAGTTACCGACTCGTCGTCGCGGAGTGTACAGCGCCCGAACTCGCCGTCTGCATTCCAACGTTCGTGCGCGACGCGGACCGCGAGGCGATAGAGACGGCCGCGACCGACGCGGGGGAACTGGTCGTTCGCCTTCGTCCCCTCGACGACCGCGACCACGTCGACGTCGCCGTCGACGACCCGGAACTCTTCTTCGCGGCGCCGAGCGAGTAGGGGGAGACGCACGCAGCGCGACCGCCCGCTCGCGGCCGCCGTCGGCGCTCGCGCCCCAGTCACGTTCGTGGGTATCGATCTCGCCGACGACTTCGACGTATTCATACTTGTGCGATCACGATCATCGGCATGAACCGAGCAGAGAAGGCGGCCCTCCAACTGCAGGCGGTCGCCGTGCTGCGGATGTTAAAAGAGACGCGCACCTACGAGGAGCTGTCCGACGTGACCGGACTGCCCGCCGGCGACTTAAATCGATACGTCAACGGGCACGTCCTCCCCGGCACCGACCGCGCCAGCGAGGTCGTCGAGGCGGTCGGCCGCGACGCGCTCGCCGACGAACTCCTCGCCCGCGTCGAGTTCGACGACGAGGGGTACGTCGACAACTCCGGGGTCGTCTTCGACCAGTCGTTCCTCGATTTGGTCGCGCCCGTCGCCGCCGAGACGTTCGCGTTCGAGTCGCCGGACGTGGTGCTCACGGCCGCCACGGACGGGATCACCGTCGGTGCGGCGATGGCCTCCTTCTTCGACGCGCGGCTCGCGTACGCCAAGAAGTCGAAGGAGACGGCGGTCGAGGAGTTCATCGAGTCGCGCCAGCGGCTCGCCTCCGGTATCGAACTCACCTACTACCTCCCCGCGAGCGCGGTCGACGCCGGCGACACCGTCCTGGTCGTCGACGATCTGATCCGGTCGGGCGAGACCCAAGAACTCCTCCTGGACATCGCCCTCCAAGCCGACGCCGACGTCACCGGCGTGTTCACGCTCATCGCCGTCGGCGACGAGGGGATGGAGCGTGCGCGCGAGATAACCGACGCTCCCGTGGGCGCGCTGACGACCTTCGAGTAGGCGCTGCCGCGCCATGCGGCGGGGGTCGGCGGGCTCAAATACGCACGTTCGCGCATTTATTTCTCTCTACTAACGTTTTAAATCGAAATTATATACACAAATTTGTATACTTCTCGCCCGCGTTCAGCAACGCTTATTACCCGATCACGGGGTAGCCACACCTGTTCAATGGGGCTCACAGACACGCTGTCGGCGCAGTTCGACGTAGACGAGCACGGCTCCGACGTCCGTACGGAACTGGTCGCGGGGCTCACCACGTTCCTCGCGATGAGCTACATCATCGTGGTGAATCCCGCGATCCTCTCGGCCGCGATCCAGATCGAGGGGTACGGACAGGGCGAGGTGTTCCAGATGATCGCCATCGCGACCATCCTCTCCGCGGCCATCGGAACGGCCGTGATGGCGCTGTACGCCAACCGACCGTTCGGGCTCGCGCCCGGACTGGGGCTCAACGCCTTCTTCGCGTTCACCGTCGTCCTCGGGCTCGGCATCCCGTGGCAGACGGCCCTCGCCGCGGTGTTCGTTGAGGGGGTCCTGTTCATGCTCCTGACCGCGGTCGGCGCGCGCGAGTACGTCATCCAACTGTTCCCCGAGCCGGTGAAGCGCTCGGTCGGCGCCGGTATCGGTCTGTTCCTGCTTTTCATCGGCCTCCAAGAGCTCCAGATCGTCGTCCCCGACGACGCGACGCTCGTCACGCTCGGCGGCGTCTTCGCGAACCCGTGGGCGATCCTCGGCCTGCTCGGTCTCGTGTTCACGTTCGCGCTGTGGGCCCGCGGGATCACGGGCTCGATCGTGATCGGCATCCTGACGACCGCCGTCGCCGGCTGGGGGCTCACCCTCGCGGGCGTCTTCCAGCGCGGCGTCATCACGCCCGAAACGCTCCCGAGCGCGCAGTACGACATCACCCCGCTCGCCGGGGCGTTCGTCGACGGACTGGGACAGATCGAGCCAACCACGTTCGTCTTAGTCGTGTTCACGTTCTTCTTCGTCGACTTCTTCGACACCGCCGGCACGCTCATCGGCGTCTCGCAGTTCGGTGACTTCCTCGACGAGGACGGTGACCTCCCCGACATGGACAAGCCGCTGATGGCCGACGCGGTGGGGACGACCGCCGGCGCGGTGCTCGGCACTTCCACGGTGACGACGTACATCGAGTCGTC
This genomic window from Halorubrum sp. PV6 contains:
- a CDS encoding ABC transporter ATP-binding protein — translated: MTDLLRVRDLSTRFFTEEGQINAVEGVSFTVEAGSVLGVVGESGSGKSVTGLSLIDLVESPGAITGGEIWYNNPDLAERVGGDQPEAVDGDFVDLRRLSEAERRSLRGSAFSMIFQDPMSSFNPALTVGEQIAEAAEVQRRASANPRSTRARTQGYGLGRLLLDSVLPDRSYTTEASWDRAVELLERVGIPDPAERAEEYPHQFSGGMLQRAMIAQALAGDPDLLVADEPTTALDVTIQAQILDLLADLQETLDMSVVLITHNLGVIARVADRVSVMYAGEVVERGTLEDVFDDPVHPYTKGLLGSVPDIDRPGDRLEPIAGNVPDLVDANMPDRCYFADRCPKAMTDCLTRPPEYEVGDGHRARCVLAGRDYSEVDAVPEGRLARPADAARGASDDPTPTTEESDD
- a CDS encoding ABC transporter ATP-binding protein, producing MTDPLVTVDGLEKYYYENDTLLDRLTGAEPEAVRAVDGVSFEVREGETLGVVGESGCGKSTLAETLMRLREPTGGSVTFDGDPVFDLSGADMDAFRRRAQVMFQDPFSSLDPRMTAGEIITEPLAIHGVGTGDERRQRAESLLEEVGLSADQIDRYPHEFSGGQRQRIGFARALAIDPEFIVLDEPVSALDVSVQAQVLNLLADMQAERDLTYLFIAHDLSVVRHISDRVAVMYLGKVVEVGPTEEIFEDPDHPYTKALLDSVPRAETGEQDRTIETIRGDVPSPRNPPSGCSFRTRCPELIQPPGLSIPQETFREIGELRTRIENGDIDVALRWEQVGDPTREDRAAFADSIYTEAFDTALPDADEETVREAIRALAEGERETAAATLRERYQSPCEAVEPALPAGDHPAACLLGEQPDDVEAAREEWEADRDAPGVDL
- a CDS encoding ABC transporter permease, which translates into the protein MALGRFLLKRGIQGVLVVWGVVTAVFLLRFITPGNPVTFVAPLDASAELRAQIAAELGLDQPLYVQYAEYILGLLQGNMGFSYLRGTEASTVVFARVPATVELAVAATVVAVVIAIPLGVISATRRREPADYGATLFSLVGISTPNFWLGIMLILVLSVQFDLFPTSRRPIGFVETFGFLVTFENGISVPMDVGAFLDGLRTWLWHIALPAVTLGTYFTALITRLTRSGMIEELGQPYVRAARAKGLPESLIQYKHALQNTLIPIVTVLGLQLGTLIGGAVITESVFSWPGLGTLVINSINVRDWPLIQGSLIVIGTGFVLINIFVDALYAYLNPRVAR
- a CDS encoding ABC transporter permease, producing the protein MIAPRTRRNLRSELSRSLLAKLGIAIVVVIIVTALFAPLLAPHDPEDQNLDNANIPPIGFTATENQTSTEMVDGEVQIVEEQVAVNTTAEHPLGTDSLGRDVLSRTMFGARTSLLVGLFGTAIAVVLGVTVGITAGYYGGRIDDALMRFADVMLAFPSLVLAIALIGLWGQASLRIPDPLVATGIAPETMPGDIVLPGTVIVVVALVNWVWFARVARGEALSVRDQEYVKAARSMGGSDLHIILRHVLPNSLTPILVLATIQIAAIILLESALSFLGFSGAQLSWGFDIAQGRQYLSSSWWIATVPGLAIVAAVVGINLIGDWLRDALDPDIEGQGGAP
- a CDS encoding ABC transporter substrate-binding protein, with translation MSQDDENMNRRTYLTYVGGTAAAVGVAGCTGNGGDGSDGSDGSDGSDGSDGSDGSDGSDGEELPEPETREEHLQRANLRLNQRAPWVYLNRQYSVYGIASRLEWDARRDERIEAQAISVAEGDPSVTITQSSMDSGLDPHDHRETPTDNIVIQSYDGVLGRNADGDVIDALATDYERLEEGRVRFEIRDGVTFHNGDTLQPSDVSYSINRVVDENVGGIASPQRDQLAGVTGAEVVDGGVEVISDGINPTVFSQFASYCKVVQEDWIESRESSAINSDMNGTGPFRVVEYEQDVQVVYEAYEDYWGGTPEVEELTIQAASESSTRVSELLAGETDLIVNVPPQEVSRVRDEDTTAVTAVPSTRVVFNAMRYDVEPFSSPEFRQAMNYAIDLDSIIENILQGFADATGQPTLEGFVGDNEDVSPYPQDVEEAERLVEESGHAGAEITLETPVGRYLRDVQIAQAVASQINELSNVSCDVEQRDFASLAGEVTSGELENFPHFYLLGWGNTTFDASQTIIPLLTSDGALSSYREDEEVDELMAESQNLPGGS
- a CDS encoding phosphoribosyltransferase family protein; its protein translation is MNRAEKAALQLQAVAVLRMLKETRTYEELSDVTGLPAGDLNRYVNGHVLPGTDRASEVVEAVGRDALADELLARVEFDDEGYVDNSGVVFDQSFLDLVAPVAAETFAFESPDVVLTAATDGITVGAAMASFFDARLAYAKKSKETAVEEFIESRQRLASGIELTYYLPASAVDAGDTVLVVDDLIRSGETQELLLDIALQADADVTGVFTLIAVGDEGMERAREITDAPVGALTTFE
- a CDS encoding NCS2 family permease is translated as MGLTDTLSAQFDVDEHGSDVRTELVAGLTTFLAMSYIIVVNPAILSAAIQIEGYGQGEVFQMIAIATILSAAIGTAVMALYANRPFGLAPGLGLNAFFAFTVVLGLGIPWQTALAAVFVEGVLFMLLTAVGAREYVIQLFPEPVKRSVGAGIGLFLLFIGLQELQIVVPDDATLVTLGGVFANPWAILGLLGLVFTFALWARGITGSIVIGILTTAVAGWGLTLAGVFQRGVITPETLPSAQYDITPLAGAFVDGLGQIEPTTFVLVVFTFFFVDFFDTAGTLIGVSQFGDFLDEDGDLPDMDKPLMADAVGTTAGAVLGTSTVTTYIESSTGVEEGGRTGLTALVVALLFVASLAVIPVVAAIPEYASFIALIVVGVMMLQGLVEVDWSNPAWAVSAGLTVTVMPFAYSIADGLAAGIIAYPLIKLAIGEYDDVALGQYVIAALLVVYYVLQTRGVIL